The proteins below are encoded in one region of Metallibacterium scheffleri:
- the rimI gene encoding ribosomal protein S18-alanine N-acetyltransferase produces the protein MAALPQSIPAALRPMQLDDLAQIAEIETAAYEFPWTRGIFRDCFSAGYNAWVLARGARIIGYGILSVGMQEAHLLNLCIAPSEQGQGHGQRLLRRMLDLARWHEAQRVFLEVRPSNQRAVALYEHIGFNEIGRRPGYYPAHRGREDAMVMALELLPPE, from the coding sequence ATGGCCGCGCTGCCGCAATCGATACCCGCCGCGCTGCGGCCCATGCAACTGGACGATCTGGCGCAGATCGCCGAGATCGAAACCGCCGCCTACGAATTTCCGTGGACGCGCGGCATCTTTCGCGATTGCTTCAGTGCTGGTTACAACGCCTGGGTACTGGCCCGCGGCGCGCGCATCATCGGCTACGGTATTCTCTCGGTCGGCATGCAGGAAGCGCACCTGCTGAACCTGTGCATCGCGCCATCCGAACAGGGGCAGGGCCACGGCCAGCGATTGCTCAGGCGCATGCTCGACCTGGCGCGCTGGCATGAAGCGCAGCGCGTGTTCCTGGAAGTACGCCCCAGCAACCAGCGCGCGGTTGCGCTGTACGAGCATATCGGTTTCAACGAAATCGGGCGTCGCCCCGGTTATTACCCGGCACACCGGG
- a CDS encoding CDP-alcohol phosphatidyltransferase family protein: MNEATPAPRRPRRGIYLLPNLFTTGALFSGFYAIIAAMGGHYGDAVLAVFVAAVLDGLDGRVARLTHTQSEFGVQYDSLSDLVSFGLAPSLILYSWSLSKLSAYGPVWGRIGWAAAFMYAACAALRLARFNTQVGMADKRYFQGLASPAAAAFTMIYLWAAQTLGWNGRTLVFVTPFVAAAAALLMVSRFRYFSFKSWPVGDRVPFIFLFVVVLVLVALAIDPPRVAFGVILLYVLSGPVLTLLGLAARQRQRRRGRAGTP; the protein is encoded by the coding sequence ATGAACGAAGCGACTCCAGCGCCACGGCGTCCGCGCCGCGGCATTTACCTGCTGCCCAACCTGTTCACCACCGGGGCGCTGTTCTCCGGGTTCTACGCGATCATCGCCGCAATGGGCGGGCATTATGGCGACGCCGTGCTGGCGGTATTCGTGGCCGCGGTGCTGGACGGGCTCGACGGCCGCGTGGCACGCCTGACCCATACCCAGAGCGAATTCGGCGTGCAGTACGACTCGCTCTCGGATCTGGTCAGCTTCGGCCTCGCGCCGAGCCTGATCCTGTATTCGTGGTCGCTGTCCAAGTTGAGCGCCTATGGTCCGGTATGGGGGCGCATCGGCTGGGCCGCGGCATTCATGTACGCGGCCTGCGCGGCGCTGCGTCTGGCGCGCTTCAATACCCAGGTCGGCATGGCCGACAAGCGCTATTTCCAGGGCTTGGCCAGCCCAGCCGCGGCCGCCTTCACCATGATTTACCTGTGGGCCGCGCAAACCCTCGGGTGGAACGGCAGGACGCTGGTTTTCGTCACCCCCTTCGTGGCCGCCGCCGCCGCGCTGCTGATGGTCAGCCGCTTCCGCTATTTCAGCTTCAAGTCCTGGCCGGTGGGTGATCGTGTGCCCTTCATCTTCCTGTTCGTGGTGGTGCTGGTGCTGGTGGCCCTGGCCATCGATCCACCGCGCGTGGCCTTTGGCGTGATCCTGCTGTACGTGCTGTCCGGCCCGGTGCTGACGCTGCTGGGACTGGCCGCGCGCCAGCGCCAGCGCCGCCGCGGACGCGCGGGCACGCCATGA
- a CDS encoding DUF4124 domain-containing protein: protein MRRMFLVALALLLLAPLASAQVYKWVDGKGTVHFSQTPPPPGVKYQVMHMASDTGTNATATPPPVTAAANDAGNAPGAQAPVANTPANRAELCKQLQQNMTLLNSPEALNVAGADGKPVALDAQARAQQKTQTQAQIQQFCTPPKTQ, encoded by the coding sequence ATGCGTCGCATGTTCCTGGTTGCTCTTGCGCTGCTGTTGCTCGCGCCGCTGGCTTCGGCCCAGGTATACAAGTGGGTCGATGGCAAGGGCACGGTGCACTTTTCGCAAACGCCGCCCCCGCCCGGCGTCAAGTATCAAGTGATGCACATGGCCAGCGACACCGGCACCAATGCCACGGCTACGCCGCCGCCGGTGACCGCTGCTGCCAATGACGCGGGCAATGCGCCCGGCGCGCAGGCACCAGTGGCCAACACCCCGGCCAATCGCGCCGAGCTGTGTAAGCAGTTGCAGCAGAACATGACCCTGCTCAACAGCCCCGAGGCGCTCAATGTGGCCGGCGCGGACGGCAAGCCGGTGGCACTGGATGCGCAGGCCCGCGCGCAGCAGAAGACTCAAACGCAGGCGCAGATCCAGCAGTTCTGCACGCCGCCGAAAACGCAGTAG
- the trxC gene encoding thioredoxin TrxC, with protein MSNESIEIACPHCLAVNRVPAARLNQQPQCGRCGKPLFDAHPVALTDANYSTLVGRTQLPVVVDCWAAWCGPCRNFAPVFEQAAAQFEPQARFAKLDTEANQATAAMLGIRSIPTLIVFRGGRELTRMSGAMSLPQFGQWLHQQGVLA; from the coding sequence ATGTCCAACGAAAGTATCGAAATAGCCTGTCCGCACTGCCTGGCGGTCAACCGCGTACCGGCCGCACGCCTGAACCAGCAACCGCAATGCGGACGCTGCGGCAAGCCGCTGTTCGATGCCCACCCGGTGGCATTGACCGATGCCAACTACAGCACCCTGGTCGGGCGCACGCAGCTGCCGGTGGTGGTGGACTGCTGGGCCGCATGGTGCGGACCGTGCCGCAATTTTGCGCCGGTGTTCGAGCAGGCCGCGGCACAGTTCGAGCCACAGGCACGCTTCGCCAAACTCGATACCGAAGCCAATCAGGCCACCGCGGCCATGCTCGGCATCCGCAGCATCCCGACGCTGATCGTGTTTCGCGGTGGACGCGAGCTGACGCGCATGTCCGGCGCCATGTCGCTGCCGCAGTTCGGCCAGTGGCTGCACCAGCAGGGCGTGCTGGCCTGA
- a CDS encoding YbaY family lipoprotein, which translates to MFSTRMALPPGATLSVSLLQTNARGTRMLAQAGGMPASNSPVPFSFDVPRTLLQPGYDYALSASITDAHGRALWVQATPAPVDRTVADESVTLWLVRAVEPPRPATVVTAPIRRGPAYVVAEGREPQWSARIYGLGATRSMRTSIGHDDPLLQRYARVKRQRLNSGVVVYTTADGFISLTISPGTCRTHGSKKVLAWRAVLETPAASYRGCARGFP; encoded by the coding sequence ATGTTCAGCACGCGCATGGCGTTGCCGCCGGGTGCCACGCTCAGTGTCAGCCTGCTGCAAACGAACGCCCGGGGTACGCGCATGCTGGCGCAGGCAGGCGGCATGCCAGCGTCGAATTCGCCGGTGCCATTCTCGTTCGATGTGCCACGCACGCTGCTGCAACCCGGATACGACTATGCACTGAGCGCGAGCATTACCGATGCGCACGGTCGCGCGCTCTGGGTTCAGGCCACGCCCGCGCCGGTCGATCGCACGGTGGCCGATGAGTCGGTAACCCTGTGGCTGGTGCGCGCGGTGGAGCCGCCGCGACCCGCAACCGTGGTCACGGCACCGATCCGTCGCGGACCCGCCTACGTCGTCGCTGAAGGTCGCGAGCCGCAGTGGTCGGCGCGCATCTATGGTCTGGGCGCCACGCGCAGCATGCGCACCTCGATCGGCCATGACGACCCGCTGTTGCAACGCTATGCCAGGGTCAAGCGGCAGCGCCTGAACTCGGGTGTGGTGGTTTACACCACGGCCGACGGGTTCATCAGTCTGACGATCAGCCCGGGCACCTGCCGCACGCATGGCAGCAAAAAAGTGCTGGCGTGGCGGGCGGTGCTGGAAACCCCCGCAGCCAGCTATCGCGGCTGCGCGCGCGGTTTCCCCTGA
- a CDS encoding FKBP-type peptidyl-prolyl cis-trans isomerase: MPIAKDHVVSLHYRVSEGSQPIESSFERNEPLYVLIGHQNIIPGLEQALLGREAGERFNVTVPPEQAYGQRQDGMLVRVPKKYFAHAGQLRPGMLVPLALKDGGQEWVTVVKVGMTTVDVDRNPPMAGKTLDFEVEILAVRDASAEEVAHHHAHGAEGGAHGHG; the protein is encoded by the coding sequence ATGCCGATCGCCAAGGATCACGTCGTCAGCCTGCACTACCGCGTCAGCGAGGGCAGCCAGCCCATCGAGAGTTCATTCGAGCGCAACGAACCGCTGTACGTGCTGATCGGCCACCAGAACATCATCCCGGGTTTGGAGCAAGCGCTGCTGGGTCGCGAGGCGGGCGAGCGTTTCAACGTGACCGTGCCGCCCGAGCAGGCCTATGGCCAGCGCCAGGATGGCATGCTCGTGCGCGTGCCGAAAAAATACTTCGCCCATGCCGGTCAGCTGCGCCCCGGCATGCTGGTGCCGCTGGCGCTGAAGGATGGTGGCCAGGAGTGGGTGACGGTGGTCAAGGTGGGCATGACCACGGTCGATGTGGATCGCAACCCGCCGATGGCCGGCAAGACGCTGGATTTCGAGGTGGAGATTCTCGCCGTGCGTGATGCCAGTGCCGAGGAAGTCGCGCATCACCACGCCCATGGCGCGGAAGGTGGCGCGCACGGCCACGGGTAG
- a CDS encoding C40 family peptidase, whose amino-acid sequence MQRRLRPILPALVLLLLTACASAPQRPQPGSTMAMAANNVLFRAISLVGTPYHWGGNTPAGGFDCSGLVDYVFRTEARLDLPRTSRAMSRLPDPRLDRAQLAPGDLVFFQTDGNGVSHVGIYVGKDRFVHAPDTGGTVRLDALDNPYWSRHFLYGKRVLR is encoded by the coding sequence ATGCAGCGAAGGTTGCGACCCATCCTGCCGGCACTCGTGCTGTTGCTGCTGACCGCCTGCGCCAGCGCGCCGCAGCGCCCGCAGCCGGGCAGCACCATGGCGATGGCCGCCAACAACGTGCTGTTTCGCGCCATCAGCCTGGTCGGTACGCCGTACCACTGGGGCGGCAACACGCCCGCCGGTGGCTTCGATTGCAGCGGCCTGGTCGATTACGTGTTCCGCACCGAAGCGCGCCTGGATTTGCCGCGCACCTCGCGCGCGATGAGCCGCCTGCCCGACCCGCGTCTGGACCGCGCGCAGCTCGCGCCAGGCGATCTGGTGTTCTTCCAGACCGATGGCAACGGCGTCAGCCACGTCGGCATCTATGTCGGCAAGGACCGCTTCGTGCATGCGCCGGATACCGGCGGCACGGTGCGTCTGGACGCGCTGGACAACCCCTACTGGAGCCGGCATTTCCTGTATGGCAAGCGCGTGCTGCGCTGA
- a CDS encoding TonB family protein, protein MSADMLPHALLLATPALAAWFTTSLLAVLALRRPLRALAGPRCAYALWLLPPVAMLASLAANLWPLAPLRWPALTRSVIVLAHAGSGTTAPVASLLPDWIGTLLVGLWLFGSACALLVLLGRYAALRLALRVLPGDTLARHGVEGRHARLDIRRHPAGPALLWAPRPLLLLPPDFERRFDATQRWQILHHELCHRAQGDAWWNLLAALLGALFWWHPLRPWAQRTFALDQEVACDARLFASRQPPALRSYAGTLLQAASTLPLPLGSGVSHPRQLKERIAMLAQTRRSARRRAAGTTLILILLGGAVLAAHSAVPIATRTVAGMNPPTQDISVNDKLPPRYPIDAVKKHEQGTVYLAVLVGTQGMPLSIKQVHKPGPQPAQNLVNASLQAAAKWHFKPATRNGKPVAAWIEVPIQFLIYAEQTPATQHTRKRSA, encoded by the coding sequence ATGAGCGCCGACATGCTGCCGCACGCGCTGCTGCTGGCCACGCCCGCGCTGGCCGCATGGTTCACCACCAGCCTGCTCGCCGTGCTGGCGCTGCGCCGTCCGCTGCGCGCGCTGGCGGGTCCGCGCTGCGCCTACGCGCTGTGGCTGTTGCCGCCAGTCGCGATGCTGGCCAGCCTCGCGGCAAACTTGTGGCCGCTGGCGCCGCTGCGCTGGCCGGCGCTGACTCGATCCGTCATCGTGCTCGCGCACGCGGGATCGGGCACGACCGCGCCGGTGGCCTCGCTGCTGCCCGATTGGATCGGCACGCTGCTGGTCGGCCTGTGGCTGTTCGGTTCCGCCTGCGCGCTGCTCGTGTTGCTGGGCCGCTACGCCGCCCTGCGTCTGGCGCTGCGCGTGCTCCCCGGCGACACGCTGGCGCGGCATGGTGTCGAGGGCCGGCACGCACGTCTGGACATCCGCCGCCACCCGGCTGGCCCGGCGCTGCTGTGGGCGCCGCGCCCTCTGTTGTTGCTGCCGCCGGATTTCGAACGGCGCTTCGATGCCACGCAACGGTGGCAGATCCTGCACCACGAGTTGTGCCATCGCGCGCAGGGCGATGCTTGGTGGAATCTGCTGGCCGCCCTGCTCGGCGCACTGTTCTGGTGGCATCCGCTGCGCCCATGGGCGCAGCGCACCTTCGCCCTGGACCAGGAGGTGGCCTGCGATGCGCGCCTGTTCGCCTCGCGGCAGCCCCCGGCATTGCGCAGTTACGCCGGCACCCTGCTGCAGGCCGCATCCACCCTGCCGCTGCCGCTCGGCAGCGGCGTCTCGCACCCACGCCAACTCAAGGAGCGCATCGCCATGCTTGCACAAACCCGTCGTTCTGCTCGGCGGCGCGCTGCTGGAACAACCCTCATTCTGATTCTGCTCGGCGGCGCGGTGCTGGCCGCGCACAGCGCCGTGCCGATCGCCACACGCACCGTGGCCGGCATGAATCCACCCACGCAAGACATCAGCGTCAACGACAAGTTGCCGCCGCGTTACCCCATCGACGCAGTCAAAAAGCACGAGCAGGGCACGGTCTATCTGGCCGTTCTGGTCGGCACACAGGGCATGCCGCTGTCCATCAAGCAAGTACACAAGCCCGGCCCGCAGCCAGCGCAAAACCTGGTCAACGCATCGCTGCAGGCGGCTGCCAAGTGGCATTTCAAGCCTGCGACCCGGAATGGCAAGCCGGTTGCGGCATGGATCGAAGTGCCCATCCAATTTCTGATCTACGCGGAGCAAACTCCTGCGACTCAACACACCCGAAAGCGCTCTGCATGA
- a CDS encoding BlaI/MecI/CopY family transcriptional regulator translates to MSITPAESRVMESLWELGPSTAEQVIAHLAERSGWSPTTVKTLLARLRDKSMVAVERDGRRYIYTARKDRDAWVDDEAGGLLQRLFGGRLPPLLAHFSRSGALSGKDIAEIRALLDAIEAEGPAKSTRRSKRS, encoded by the coding sequence ATGTCGATCACGCCCGCCGAAAGCCGTGTCATGGAATCGCTCTGGGAGCTCGGCCCCAGCACTGCCGAGCAGGTCATCGCGCACCTCGCCGAGCGTTCCGGCTGGAGCCCGACCACGGTGAAGACCCTGCTCGCGCGCCTGCGCGACAAGAGCATGGTCGCGGTCGAGCGCGACGGCCGCCGCTACATCTACACCGCGCGCAAGGACCGCGATGCCTGGGTGGACGACGAAGCCGGCGGTCTGCTGCAGCGCCTGTTCGGCGGGCGCCTGCCGCCCCTGCTGGCGCACTTCAGCCGCAGCGGCGCACTCAGCGGCAAGGACATCGCCGAGATCCGCGCCCTGCTGGACGCGATCGAAGCCGAAGGCCCCGCGAAATCCACACGCCGGAGCAAACGCTCATGA
- a CDS encoding NAD(P)/FAD-dependent oxidoreductase — MSSKNDVLILGAGVIGLACALQLLRDGAQVTVIEQTAPGAGASHGNCGTITPSHAPPLTAPGVVLRALRSLLRADAPLRISPMPDLARWRWLFGLARQARPAAFWHAAQARAALLQRARELLPQMLAREGIDAGWSEQGLLLVFRDARALAAEQHDVEVLQRLRIPVRVLQGAEVEAREPALRPGVAGAIEHTGDAMLRPERLVAGLAARVQALGGVIESGARIEGFDTGAARITTVHTTRGSFRAAQVLLALGAWSPLLARRLGLHIPVQPGKGYSMTWDAQPGAPRTPLVLKERSVCVTAWQDGFRLGSTMEFSGWSGGLNPVRLAALQRAAGEYLRAPPRTPAREQWWGWRPMSRDEVPLIGPSTRWRNLWLATGHGMLGVSMAAATAELIAQLLDARAPTLDAALYAPARFGL, encoded by the coding sequence ATGAGCAGCAAAAACGATGTGCTGATCCTGGGTGCGGGCGTGATCGGTTTGGCCTGCGCGCTGCAGTTGTTGCGCGATGGCGCCCAAGTCACCGTGATCGAGCAAACCGCGCCGGGCGCCGGCGCCTCGCACGGCAATTGCGGCACCATCACGCCCAGCCACGCGCCACCGCTGACCGCGCCGGGGGTGGTGCTGCGCGCGCTGCGCTCGTTGCTGCGCGCGGACGCGCCCTTGCGTATCAGTCCCATGCCGGACTTGGCGCGCTGGCGCTGGTTGTTTGGCCTGGCGCGGCAGGCACGGCCTGCCGCGTTCTGGCACGCCGCGCAGGCGCGCGCCGCGCTGCTGCAGCGCGCGCGTGAACTGCTGCCGCAGATGCTCGCGCGCGAAGGCATCGACGCCGGCTGGAGCGAGCAGGGCCTGTTGCTGGTATTCCGCGATGCGCGTGCGCTGGCGGCCGAGCAGCATGATGTGGAGGTGCTGCAGCGCCTGCGAATTCCGGTACGCGTGCTGCAGGGCGCCGAGGTCGAGGCGCGCGAACCGGCGCTACGTCCCGGCGTGGCCGGTGCCATCGAGCACACGGGGGATGCCATGCTGCGCCCGGAGCGGCTGGTCGCGGGTCTGGCGGCGCGCGTACAGGCACTGGGCGGCGTGATCGAATCCGGCGCGCGCATCGAAGGCTTCGATACGGGCGCTGCGCGCATCACCACGGTGCACACCACGCGCGGCAGTTTCCGCGCTGCGCAGGTGTTGCTGGCGCTGGGCGCGTGGTCGCCGCTGCTGGCGCGACGCCTGGGTTTGCACATACCGGTGCAGCCCGGCAAGGGCTATTCGATGACCTGGGACGCACAGCCCGGCGCGCCGCGCACGCCGCTGGTGCTGAAGGAGCGCAGCGTGTGCGTCACCGCCTGGCAGGATGGTTTCCGTCTGGGCAGCACGATGGAATTTTCCGGCTGGTCCGGTGGACTCAACCCGGTGCGTCTGGCCGCCTTGCAGCGTGCCGCGGGTGAATATCTGCGTGCGCCGCCGCGCACGCCGGCACGCGAGCAGTGGTGGGGTTGGCGGCCGATGAGTCGCGACGAGGTGCCGCTGATCGGCCCCAGCACGCGCTGGCGCAACCTGTGGCTGGCCACCGGCCACGGCATGCTGGGCGTGAGCATGGCCGCGGCCACCGCCGAGCTGATCGCGCAATTGCTGGATGCGCGCGCGCCGACGCTCGATGCCGCGCTGTATGCGCCGGCACGCTTCGGTTTGTGA
- a CDS encoding YgaP family membrane protein, whose amino-acid sequence MQLNVGSLDRIIRIAVGIALLALIFILPGKERWWGLIGLLPLGTGLFGFCPAYTLFGLNTCPMKARAKS is encoded by the coding sequence ATGCAACTCAACGTAGGCAGTCTGGACCGCATCATCCGTATCGCCGTCGGCATCGCGTTGCTGGCGCTGATTTTCATTCTGCCGGGCAAGGAGCGTTGGTGGGGTCTGATCGGTTTGCTGCCGCTGGGCACAGGCCTGTTCGGATTTTGTCCCGCGTACACGCTGTTCGGTCTCAATACCTGCCCGATGAAGGCGCGCGCCAAGTCCTGA
- the hutG gene encoding N-formylglutamate deformylase → MSDFSLHRGSAPLLVSLPHNGIELPPAIAATFTPAALRVADTDWHMAHLYGFALELGASVLVPRWSRYVVDLNRAPDGAALYPGRVETTLCPTETFAGVAIYQPGAAPDKFVVAQRRARYWQPYHDALRDELARLRARFPRVLLWDGHSIRGRVPRLFDGELPELNLGSADGLSCDPQVQRAIDHVLAAQHGYSYVINGRFKGGYITRHYGQPQLGVHALQMELAQRTYMDEDSFAWDGARATRLQSLLRTLLQAGLAAVT, encoded by the coding sequence ATGAGCGATTTCAGCCTGCATCGCGGCAGCGCGCCCTTGCTGGTGAGCCTGCCGCACAATGGCATCGAGTTGCCGCCCGCGATCGCGGCCACGTTCACGCCCGCAGCGCTGCGCGTGGCCGACACTGACTGGCACATGGCGCATCTGTACGGGTTCGCGCTGGAGCTGGGCGCCAGCGTGCTGGTGCCGCGCTGGTCGCGCTACGTGGTCGATCTGAACCGTGCGCCGGATGGCGCGGCGCTGTATCCGGGGCGCGTCGAGACCACGTTGTGCCCGACCGAAACTTTCGCCGGCGTGGCGATCTACCAGCCCGGCGCCGCCCCCGACAAGTTCGTCGTCGCACAGCGCCGCGCGCGTTACTGGCAGCCGTATCACGACGCGTTGCGCGACGAACTGGCGCGGCTGCGCGCGCGGTTCCCGCGCGTGCTGCTGTGGGACGGTCACTCGATCCGCGGACGCGTACCGCGTCTGTTCGATGGCGAGTTGCCGGAGCTGAATCTGGGCAGCGCGGACGGCCTCAGTTGCGATCCGCAGGTGCAGCGCGCGATCGACCACGTGCTGGCCGCGCAGCACGGCTACAGCTACGTCATCAACGGGCGTTTCAAGGGCGGCTACATCACCCGTCACTACGGCCAGCCGCAGCTGGGCGTGCATGCGCTGCAGATGGAACTGGCGCAACGCACCTACATGGACGAGGACAGCTTCGCCTGGGACGGCGCGCGCGCCACACGCTTGCAAAGCCTGCTGCGCACGCTGCTGCAGGCCGGGCTGGCTGCGGTCACCTGA
- the can gene encoding carbonate dehydratase, which translates to MPEIAELLANNRTWAHSLRERDPDFFKRLSRQQAPQYLWIGCADSRVPANEIIGLPPGEVFVHRNVANVVAHGDLNCLSTIQFAVDVLKVKHILVVGHYGCGGVQAVLEQRRMGLVDNWLRHVGDVMLKHRAMLDEVDLDSLRHARLCELNVIEQAANVCLTTVVQDAWARGQKLAVHAWIYSLFDGQIRPLGMRVESPAALVEAQAQALARLTRPLDFTR; encoded by the coding sequence ATGCCTGAAATCGCCGAACTTCTTGCCAACAACCGCACCTGGGCCCACTCGCTGCGCGAGCGCGACCCCGACTTCTTCAAGCGCCTCTCGCGCCAGCAGGCGCCGCAATACCTGTGGATCGGCTGCGCCGACAGCCGCGTTCCGGCCAACGAGATCATCGGCCTGCCGCCGGGCGAGGTGTTCGTGCACCGCAATGTCGCCAACGTCGTGGCGCACGGCGATCTGAATTGCCTCAGCACCATCCAGTTCGCGGTCGATGTGCTCAAGGTCAAGCACATCCTGGTGGTCGGCCACTATGGCTGCGGCGGCGTGCAGGCGGTGCTGGAACAGCGGCGCATGGGCCTGGTCGACAACTGGCTGCGGCATGTCGGCGACGTCATGCTGAAGCACCGCGCCATGCTCGACGAGGTCGACCTGGACAGTCTGCGTCACGCGCGCCTGTGCGAACTCAACGTGATCGAACAGGCCGCCAACGTATGCCTGACCACGGTGGTGCAGGACGCCTGGGCACGTGGTCAGAAGCTGGCGGTGCACGCGTGGATTTACAGCCTGTTCGACGGCCAGATCCGCCCGCTGGGCATGCGCGTGGAAAGCCCCGCGGCGCTCGTCGAGGCGCAGGCCCAAGCGCTGGCGCGGTTGACGCGGCCACTGGATTTCACACGCTGA
- the asnS gene encoding asparagine--tRNA ligase, with translation MTIVSVKQALAGVQAGQAVTVQGWVRTRRDSKAGLSFINLADGSCFAPIQIVAPATLANYESEIKRLSAGCALRASGTLSPSQGQGQAFEIQASAIEVTGFVEDPETYPIQPKAHSMEFLREVAHLRPRTNLIGAVARVRHTAMSAIHRYLGAQGFFWVNTPIITTSDAEGAGDMFRVSTLDLANLPRTPGGGIDFGKDFFGKEAFLTVSGQLNVEAYCLALSKVYTFGPTFRAENSNTARHLAEFWMIEPEIAFADLDADATLAEGFLKAIFQAVLDERMDDLAFFAERVEPSVIRRIESFVREPFARLDYSEAIRILEKAPRKFEFPVAWGIDLQTEHERYLAEEHVGRPVVVMNYPEAIKAFYMRLNDDGRTVAAMDVLAPGIGEIIGGSQREERLDYLDRRMLQFKLDPAHYQWYRDLRRYGTVPHAGFGLGFERLLVYLCGLGNIRDAIPYPRTPGSATF, from the coding sequence ATGACGATCGTGAGCGTCAAACAGGCACTGGCCGGCGTCCAGGCAGGACAGGCAGTGACCGTGCAGGGCTGGGTACGCACACGCCGCGATTCCAAGGCCGGCCTGTCCTTCATCAATCTCGCCGACGGCTCGTGCTTCGCGCCGATCCAGATCGTCGCACCAGCCACGCTGGCCAACTACGAATCGGAAATCAAGCGTCTCAGCGCCGGCTGCGCGCTGCGCGCCAGCGGCACGCTGAGTCCATCGCAGGGGCAGGGGCAAGCGTTCGAGATCCAGGCCAGCGCGATCGAAGTGACCGGTTTCGTCGAGGATCCCGAGACCTATCCCATCCAGCCCAAGGCGCACTCGATGGAGTTTTTGCGCGAGGTCGCGCACCTGCGCCCGCGCACCAACCTGATCGGCGCGGTGGCGCGGGTGCGCCACACCGCGATGAGCGCCATCCACCGCTATCTGGGCGCGCAGGGGTTCTTCTGGGTCAACACGCCGATCATCACCACCTCGGATGCCGAGGGCGCGGGCGACATGTTCCGCGTGTCCACGCTGGACCTGGCCAATCTGCCGCGCACGCCGGGCGGCGGCATCGACTTCGGCAAGGACTTCTTCGGCAAGGAAGCGTTTCTCACCGTCTCCGGGCAATTGAACGTCGAGGCCTACTGCCTGGCGCTGAGCAAGGTCTATACCTTCGGGCCGACATTCCGCGCCGAGAACTCCAACACCGCGCGCCATCTGGCCGAATTCTGGATGATCGAGCCGGAGATCGCCTTCGCCGATCTGGACGCCGACGCGACGCTGGCCGAGGGCTTTCTCAAGGCGATTTTTCAGGCGGTGCTGGACGAGCGCATGGACGACCTGGCGTTTTTCGCCGAACGCGTCGAGCCCAGCGTGATCCGCCGCATCGAATCCTTCGTGCGCGAGCCCTTCGCGCGCCTCGACTACAGCGAAGCCATCCGCATTCTGGAAAAGGCGCCACGCAAGTTCGAGTTTCCGGTGGCCTGGGGCATCGATCTGCAGACCGAGCACGAGCGCTACCTGGCCGAGGAACACGTCGGCCGTCCGGTGGTGGTGATGAACTACCCCGAGGCGATCAAGGCGTTCTACATGCGCCTCAACGACGACGGTCGCACCGTGGCGGCGATGGATGTGCTGGCGCCGGGCATCGGCGAGATCATCGGCGGCAGCCAGCGCGAGGAACGCCTGGATTATCTGGACCGGCGCATGCTGCAGTTCAAACTCGACCCGGCGCATTACCAGTGGTACCGCGACCTGCGCCGCTACGGCACCGTCCCGCACGCCGGCTTCGGGCTCGGCTTCGAGCGCCTGCTGGTCTACCTGTGCGGCCTCGGCAACATCCGCGATGCCATCCCGTATCCGCGCACGCCGGGCAGCGCGACGTTCTGA
- a CDS encoding HesB/IscA family protein, producing the protein MPITLSAAARARCAEFLARQPAARAVRFSVKRSGCSGYSYVVDLADELGADDLLAEYEGLPVAVAEASLPMLQGVQVDFRREGLNAAFVFENPNATGACGCGESFTVG; encoded by the coding sequence TTGCCCATTACCCTCAGTGCCGCCGCACGAGCGCGCTGCGCCGAGTTCCTCGCACGCCAGCCCGCGGCGCGTGCGGTGCGGTTTTCGGTCAAGCGCAGTGGCTGCTCGGGTTACAGTTATGTGGTTGACCTGGCGGATGAACTGGGTGCCGATGATCTGCTGGCCGAATATGAGGGCCTGCCGGTCGCGGTGGCCGAAGCCAGCCTGCCGATGTTGCAAGGCGTGCAGGTGGATTTCCGCCGCGAGGGCCTGAACGCGGCGTTCGTGTTCGAAAACCCCAACGCCACCGGCGCTTGTGGCTGCGGCGAGAGCTTCACCGTCGGCTAG